One window of the Halobacteriovorax sp. JY17 genome contains the following:
- a CDS encoding endonuclease/exonuclease/phosphatase family protein, whose translation MLKVASANIRFDNPGDSPNDWSGRRELLSRLINDFTPDILGTQEGREPQLKNLESLLPNHKLIDLNRDWIEERMYPCIFVNSEKVDVIDSGDIWLSQTPFEAGSKSFESAFPRLCTWIQARVIETGKDFFYVNTHLDHVLGKTRKEQIQVLITEIKKLNSLSLPIILTGDFNESPKESVREVISKEWSNLFDPWEFLGKAEETSFHKFDGTHDNGCRIDWILADKIFQARSIEIRKDHEGEIYPSDHFPVFAEFNY comes from the coding sequence ATGTTAAAAGTCGCAAGTGCTAATATTCGATTTGATAATCCAGGAGATAGTCCCAATGACTGGTCAGGTAGAAGAGAACTTCTCTCTCGCTTGATCAACGACTTCACTCCAGATATCCTTGGCACTCAAGAAGGACGAGAGCCTCAACTGAAGAACCTAGAAAGCCTCCTTCCCAATCACAAGCTCATAGATCTAAATAGAGACTGGATTGAAGAAAGAATGTATCCATGTATTTTTGTAAATTCAGAAAAAGTTGATGTTATCGACAGTGGAGATATTTGGCTTAGTCAGACACCTTTTGAAGCTGGATCAAAATCTTTTGAATCGGCCTTTCCAAGGCTCTGTACTTGGATACAAGCAAGAGTCATAGAAACTGGCAAGGATTTCTTCTACGTCAATACACACCTAGATCATGTACTAGGAAAAACGAGAAAGGAACAAATCCAAGTTCTGATTACAGAAATAAAGAAGCTCAACTCCCTTAGCCTTCCCATAATACTAACAGGAGATTTCAACGAATCCCCTAAAGAAAGTGTTAGAGAAGTTATTTCTAAAGAATGGTCCAATCTCTTCGATCCATGGGAGTTTCTAGGAAAAGCGGAAGAGACAAGTTTTCATAAATTTGATGGCACACATGATAACGGCTGTAGAATTGACTGGATTCTTGCAGATAAAATTTTCCAAGCAAGATCAATAGAAATTAGAAAAGATCATGAAGGAGAAATTTATCCTTCAGATCACTTTCCTGTTTTTGCTGAATTTAATTACTAA
- the metH gene encoding methionine synthase, whose translation MFELKPYKQAGNDLLDLLEKRIVFLDGAMGTMIQQYKLEEEDFRAERFKDHPSSLKGNNDLLSLTRPDIIEEVHYQYLEAGSDIIETNTFSATRIGQADYHLEDLAYEINVESARIAKRACHKMMKEDPSRKCFVAGALGPTNKTASMSPDVNNPAYRAVTFDELVENYYQQAKALLEGGADILLPETTFDTLNIKCAIFAINKLFNELDYRVPVMLSVTITDASGRTLSGQTIEAFWNSVRHANPLSVGINCALGAKEMRPYMDRLSQISDCYTSCYPNAGLPNPLSDTGYDELPKDTATFLEDYADSGFLNLVGGCCGTTPGHIKAIREQIENKPPRKRPHLKEVMNLSGLEPLYIDRESENHPFYMVGERTNVTGSPRFAKLIKNGDFDTALEVARQQVENGANIIDINFDEGLLDSKACMIKFMNLVAAEPEICKVPIMIDSSKWEVIEEGLKCMQGKGIVNSISLKEGEEKFIEQARLIKAYGAATVVMAFDEKGQAADKADKVRICQRAYKILTEVVDFDPRDIIFDPNILTVATGIDEHNNYAVDFIEAVREIKATCPGVLTSGGVSNVSFSFRGNNLVREAIHSSFLFHAVKAGLDMGIVNAGMLGVYEDIEPTLLELVEDVLLNRSPEATEKLVDHAEKIKGTGKKKDVRDDEWRRGTLQERMTHSLVKGITTFIEADTEEARASLGVPLNVIEGPLMEGMKVVGELFGSGKMFLPQVVKSARVMKAAVAYLEPFMEEERRNNANARKQGVFVIATVKGDVHDIGKNIVAVVLACNGYEVIDLGVMVSCEEIIKKAKEHEASIIGMSGLITPSLDEMIHNVKEFERLGFNCPIMIGGATTSKAHNAIKIAPHYSGPVAQVGDASLVVEICSKLLNPETVGAYSKDLKEHQRKLKERFDLGKQDQTKLVGLEQSREWKFICDWEKQEIATPSFTGIKKYEDITLEQLVPYIDWSPLFWTWQLKGTYPKILNNDKYGEQATSLFKDAKLILDKVIAENRFSPKAIVSIHKANSIGDDVEIYDEDGKVLETFHYLRQQKEKSEHNPHLCLSDFIAPKESDRIDYLGNFVVTMGYEVEEFANTYKDKGDDYNSIMVKAIGDRLAEAFAEYMHKVIRDEFGYGKEESFSNEDLIKEKYRGIRPAPGYPSCPDHTEKPIMWHLLKAEEEIGVSLTENCAMNPPSSVSGQYFCHPGAKYFTLGPIAKDQVEDYSKRKDMEISKVERWLAPNLGYNPED comes from the coding sequence GTGTTTGAACTTAAGCCTTACAAGCAAGCAGGAAATGATCTACTCGACCTTTTAGAAAAAAGAATTGTTTTTCTCGACGGTGCGATGGGAACAATGATTCAGCAATATAAATTAGAAGAAGAAGACTTTAGAGCTGAACGCTTTAAAGATCACCCTTCTTCTTTAAAAGGTAATAATGATCTTCTCTCTCTTACTCGTCCAGACATAATTGAAGAGGTTCACTACCAATATCTCGAAGCAGGATCTGATATTATTGAAACCAATACTTTCAGTGCAACAAGAATTGGACAAGCTGATTACCATTTAGAAGATCTAGCATATGAAATAAATGTTGAGTCTGCTCGTATTGCAAAGAGAGCTTGCCATAAAATGATGAAAGAAGACCCTTCTAGAAAATGTTTTGTTGCAGGAGCTCTAGGCCCTACTAATAAAACAGCTTCGATGTCACCGGATGTAAATAACCCTGCCTATAGAGCAGTGACTTTCGATGAGCTCGTTGAAAATTACTATCAGCAAGCTAAAGCTCTTCTTGAAGGTGGAGCTGATATTCTTCTTCCAGAAACAACCTTTGATACATTAAATATTAAGTGCGCTATTTTCGCTATCAACAAGCTCTTTAATGAACTCGACTACAGAGTTCCTGTCATGCTTTCTGTGACAATCACTGACGCTTCCGGAAGAACACTCTCAGGACAAACCATTGAAGCCTTCTGGAATTCAGTAAGACATGCAAACCCTTTAAGTGTTGGGATAAATTGCGCTCTTGGAGCAAAAGAGATGAGACCTTATATGGATCGTCTCTCTCAAATCTCTGATTGCTACACAAGTTGTTATCCAAATGCTGGACTTCCTAATCCATTAAGCGACACTGGCTATGACGAGCTTCCTAAAGACACGGCGACATTCTTAGAAGATTATGCCGACTCAGGTTTTTTAAACTTAGTAGGTGGGTGTTGCGGAACAACTCCTGGACACATTAAGGCCATTAGAGAACAAATAGAAAATAAACCTCCAAGAAAGAGACCTCATCTAAAAGAGGTTATGAATCTCTCAGGACTTGAGCCTCTTTATATTGATAGAGAGAGTGAGAATCACCCTTTCTATATGGTTGGAGAAAGAACGAATGTTACCGGCTCTCCGCGCTTTGCAAAACTTATTAAGAATGGTGATTTTGATACCGCTCTTGAAGTAGCAAGACAACAAGTTGAAAATGGTGCCAATATTATTGATATAAATTTTGATGAAGGTCTTCTCGATTCAAAAGCTTGTATGATTAAATTCATGAACCTCGTTGCAGCTGAACCAGAGATTTGCAAAGTCCCTATAATGATTGATAGCTCAAAATGGGAAGTAATCGAAGAGGGTCTCAAATGTATGCAAGGAAAGGGAATTGTTAATTCCATTTCACTTAAAGAAGGCGAAGAGAAATTCATTGAACAGGCAAGACTAATTAAGGCCTATGGTGCCGCAACAGTTGTTATGGCCTTTGATGAAAAAGGACAAGCAGCAGATAAGGCCGATAAAGTTCGCATCTGCCAGAGAGCCTATAAGATATTAACAGAAGTTGTAGACTTTGATCCAAGAGACATTATCTTTGATCCAAATATTCTCACTGTCGCCACAGGAATTGATGAACATAATAACTACGCTGTTGATTTTATAGAAGCAGTTAGAGAAATTAAGGCCACTTGTCCTGGAGTTCTAACAAGCGGTGGAGTTTCAAATGTATCTTTTTCTTTTAGAGGCAATAATCTTGTAAGGGAAGCTATTCATTCGTCTTTCCTTTTTCACGCTGTGAAAGCAGGACTCGACATGGGGATTGTAAATGCCGGAATGCTCGGTGTTTATGAAGATATTGAACCTACACTTTTAGAACTTGTTGAAGATGTTCTTCTAAATAGATCTCCAGAGGCCACTGAGAAATTAGTGGATCACGCTGAGAAAATTAAAGGAACAGGAAAGAAGAAAGATGTAAGAGATGACGAATGGAGACGAGGAACTCTTCAAGAGAGAATGACTCATTCACTTGTTAAAGGAATTACGACTTTTATTGAAGCTGACACTGAAGAAGCGAGAGCTTCGCTAGGTGTTCCTCTCAATGTTATTGAGGGTCCTCTAATGGAGGGAATGAAAGTTGTTGGGGAACTCTTTGGTTCAGGGAAAATGTTCCTTCCTCAGGTTGTAAAATCAGCAAGAGTAATGAAGGCCGCAGTTGCCTATCTTGAACCTTTTATGGAAGAGGAGAGAAGAAATAATGCTAATGCTAGAAAGCAAGGCGTTTTTGTCATTGCCACGGTAAAAGGTGATGTTCACGATATTGGAAAAAATATTGTAGCAGTTGTTCTTGCCTGTAATGGTTATGAAGTCATTGATCTAGGTGTCATGGTAAGCTGCGAAGAAATAATCAAAAAAGCAAAAGAGCACGAAGCGAGCATTATTGGAATGAGTGGTCTGATCACTCCTTCACTTGATGAGATGATTCATAATGTAAAAGAATTTGAGCGTCTTGGTTTCAATTGTCCTATCATGATTGGTGGTGCCACAACAAGTAAGGCCCACAACGCAATTAAGATTGCTCCCCACTATTCAGGGCCAGTGGCGCAAGTTGGAGATGCTTCTTTAGTCGTTGAAATTTGCTCTAAACTTCTAAATCCAGAAACTGTTGGAGCTTATTCCAAAGACTTAAAAGAGCATCAAAGAAAATTAAAAGAAAGGTTTGATCTAGGAAAGCAAGATCAGACAAAGCTTGTAGGGCTTGAACAATCTAGAGAGTGGAAATTTATTTGTGATTGGGAAAAGCAGGAGATTGCGACTCCTTCATTTACGGGAATAAAGAAATACGAAGATATTACTCTTGAGCAACTAGTTCCTTATATTGATTGGTCACCTCTTTTTTGGACATGGCAATTAAAAGGAACTTATCCAAAAATATTAAACAATGATAAATACGGTGAACAAGCAACATCATTATTCAAAGATGCAAAACTCATTTTAGATAAAGTTATTGCTGAGAATAGATTCTCACCTAAGGCCATTGTTTCAATCCATAAAGCGAATTCAATTGGCGATGATGTTGAAATTTATGATGAAGATGGAAAAGTGCTAGAAACTTTTCATTACTTAAGACAGCAAAAAGAAAAGTCTGAGCACAATCCTCATCTCTGTCTTTCAGATTTCATTGCTCCTAAAGAATCTGACAGAATTGACTACCTTGGCAACTTTGTCGTGACAATGGGCTACGAAGTTGAAGAGTTTGCTAATACTTATAAAGACAAAGGCGATGATTATAATTCCATCATGGTTAAGGCCATTGGAGATAGACTTGCAGAAGCCTTTGCTGAATATATGCACAAAGTGATTCGTGACGAATTTGGCTACGGAAAAGAAGAGAGTTTCAGCAATGAGGATCTCATTAAAGAGAAGTATCGTGGGATTAGACCGGCTCCAGGCTACCCTTCTTGTCCAGATCACACAGAGAAGCCCATTATGTGGCATCTACTAAAAGCTGAAGAAGAAATTGGTGTAAGCTTAACTGAAAATTGCGCTATGAATCCTCCTTCATCAGTATCTGGTCAGTACTTCTGTCACCCAGGGGCGAAGTACTTTACCCTAGGTCCAATTGCAAAAGATCAAGTTGAGGACTACTCTAAGAGAAAAGATATGGAGATTTCAAAGGTCGAGAGATGGCTAGCTCCAAATTTAGGATATAACCCAGAGGATTAG
- a CDS encoding methylenetetrahydrofolate reductase has translation MKIIEHLDKAKNKELLCSYEIVPPPRGRSVQDIIDIVEALQPYNPPWIDVTSHAAGAFYNEKADGSIERKVFKKRPGTIGICGIIQNRFNIDTCVHLLSLGFTKEETEDALIELNFLGIHNVLALRGDAPNYNKKIDNGRHTNNYAIDLVKQINEIKKGEYVSDISGARPLDFCTGVAGYPEKHFEAPNMKFDIQMLKAKVDAGAEYITTQMFFDNEKYFAFVKECRDAGITVPIIPGIKIIKNVNQLASIPKHFYVDFPNEFVDEVMSNQEHVKDIGLEWAIKQCQGLADAGVPCLHFYIMNDTKSVIKVVEKFR, from the coding sequence ATGAAAATCATTGAGCATTTAGATAAAGCAAAGAATAAAGAGCTCCTTTGTAGTTACGAGATTGTTCCTCCTCCAAGAGGTCGCTCTGTGCAAGATATAATTGATATCGTTGAGGCCCTTCAGCCATATAATCCACCGTGGATTGATGTAACTAGCCACGCAGCGGGAGCTTTCTACAATGAGAAGGCCGATGGGTCGATTGAAAGAAAAGTTTTCAAAAAAAGGCCTGGGACAATTGGGATCTGTGGAATTATTCAAAATAGATTCAATATTGATACCTGTGTTCATCTTCTCTCCCTTGGCTTCACTAAAGAAGAAACTGAAGATGCCCTTATTGAGTTAAATTTTCTTGGAATTCATAATGTTCTAGCTCTTAGAGGAGACGCTCCAAATTATAATAAGAAAATTGATAATGGACGTCACACTAATAACTACGCCATTGATCTTGTTAAGCAAATTAATGAAATTAAAAAGGGTGAATATGTTTCTGATATATCAGGAGCAAGACCACTCGATTTCTGTACAGGAGTTGCTGGCTACCCAGAAAAACACTTTGAAGCTCCGAATATGAAATTTGATATTCAAATGCTTAAGGCAAAAGTAGATGCTGGAGCTGAGTATATAACAACACAAATGTTCTTTGATAATGAAAAGTACTTTGCTTTCGTAAAAGAATGTCGAGATGCTGGAATTACTGTTCCAATTATTCCTGGAATAAAAATCATTAAAAATGTAAACCAACTAGCTTCAATTCCAAAACATTTCTATGTTGATTTCCCGAATGAATTTGTAGATGAAGTTATGTCCAACCAGGAACATGTTAAAGATATTGGTCTTGAATGGGCAATTAAGCAATGTCAGGGATTAGCGGACGCAGGTGTTCCATGCCTACATTTTTATATTATGAACGACACGAAATCAGTGATTAAAGTCGTTGAGAAATTTAGATAG
- a CDS encoding HAMP domain-containing sensor histidine kinase has product MQTQNLHIKQFKHDMASPLAVIKTMMTMNDSWEANEEKVISMALKRMENMITSLESKEAHTSTSPYELISQVLNEKRIEFKNKDISYKLSFSTNAINSLCHIQATEFKRVISNLLNNSVGAIAESGFIKIKGTLKNNRMLITITDNGHGIASSEVSKVLDLGFSSKNSTGLGLYHAKKTISKWRGNLRINSIFNLGTKVSLMIPINPTTQELCA; this is encoded by the coding sequence ATGCAGACACAAAACCTACACATTAAGCAATTTAAGCACGACATGGCCTCACCGCTGGCCGTAATAAAGACGATGATGACGATGAATGATTCTTGGGAAGCAAATGAAGAAAAGGTTATTTCAATGGCGCTTAAGAGAATGGAGAATATGATTACTTCTCTTGAAAGCAAGGAAGCCCACACTAGTACTTCTCCTTATGAGCTCATCTCTCAGGTATTAAATGAGAAGAGAATTGAATTTAAAAATAAAGATATCAGCTATAAATTAAGCTTCTCTACTAATGCGATAAATTCCCTTTGTCATATTCAAGCGACTGAGTTTAAGCGAGTTATATCTAATCTTTTAAATAATTCCGTTGGAGCAATTGCCGAAAGCGGCTTCATTAAAATTAAAGGCACACTTAAAAATAATAGAATGCTTATCACTATTACTGACAACGGTCATGGGATCGCTTCAAGCGAAGTCTCTAAAGTTCTTGATCTTGGCTTTAGCTCGAAGAACTCAACTGGACTTGGACTCTATCACGCCAAGAAGACAATCAGTAAGTGGAGAGGCAACTTAAGAATAAACTCTATCTTTAATTTAGGGACAAAAGTGTCTCTAATGATCCCCATTAATCCCACGACTCAGGAGCTTTGCGCCTAA
- a CDS encoding bifunctional UDP-sugar hydrolase/5'-nucleotidase — protein MTQKLLMSVIAAVMTFSVQATKIQILHTNDIHSQLDHTDHLEEQGGYARLKTLIDSEKNKAQRDGIFNLTMDAGDFLEGNIYYLADKGRKVFELHDMMGFDVVTIGNHDYLMGTDDLDAILGDVKPSFAFLGANLFTADRFQNIHEQLRPYTEFEYDGVKIGVLGLTTNDILYKWRINEGGINNEYDTCKQYAKELRERGNHVIIALTHMGLSKDKKLAEKCPEVDVIVGGHSHHTLEEVLYVENKLDKRVPIVQTGFHGRFLGRLNLNYDNITGEVTVDKYKLLPVIADEDPEILAKIEETNEDLYAEYGEKWLDEVVGRSELDSPLEGGNKDIWGHFINDSMREQTGSDFSIHVEPMSGLNYPTHASITRRDLYNGNPRTFEFDKKFGYNVYTARIHGGLVKTLFRIVMKAGLPLYVSGITFDIKKFTEKGYVITNLRFKGEKINPFKTYSVSLNEGIVRGGYSISKLVKLILKDGANSGVSMWEAMENKLSRIKLLDETYLDDYGRKGNIDHVDRGYIPGIRLE, from the coding sequence ATGACCCAAAAGCTACTAATGTCGGTAATAGCTGCTGTAATGACTTTTTCAGTACAAGCTACAAAGATCCAAATTCTTCACACAAATGATATTCATTCCCAGCTAGATCACACTGATCACCTAGAAGAACAGGGTGGTTACGCAAGACTTAAAACGCTAATTGATTCTGAAAAGAATAAAGCGCAAAGGGATGGGATTTTCAATCTCACAATGGATGCGGGGGATTTTCTCGAGGGAAATATTTATTATCTTGCTGATAAAGGAAGAAAAGTTTTTGAACTACATGACATGATGGGTTTTGATGTTGTGACAATTGGAAATCATGACTACTTAATGGGAACAGATGACCTCGATGCAATTCTTGGAGATGTTAAACCAAGCTTTGCTTTCTTGGGGGCAAATCTCTTTACCGCAGATCGCTTCCAAAATATTCACGAACAGCTTAGACCATATACTGAGTTTGAATATGATGGAGTGAAAATAGGCGTACTGGGTTTAACAACCAACGATATTCTTTATAAGTGGCGTATTAACGAAGGTGGAATTAATAACGAGTATGATACCTGTAAGCAATACGCGAAAGAGCTTAGAGAAAGAGGTAATCATGTGATTATTGCTCTAACACATATGGGTCTTAGTAAGGATAAGAAGCTCGCGGAGAAATGTCCTGAAGTTGATGTCATTGTTGGAGGACATTCTCATCACACGTTAGAAGAAGTTCTCTATGTTGAAAATAAATTAGATAAGAGAGTTCCAATTGTTCAGACGGGGTTTCATGGGAGATTTCTTGGAAGGCTAAATTTAAACTACGATAATATTACAGGCGAAGTAACTGTTGATAAGTATAAGCTCCTTCCAGTTATTGCAGATGAAGATCCAGAAATTCTTGCTAAAATTGAAGAAACAAATGAAGACCTCTACGCCGAATATGGAGAGAAGTGGCTAGATGAAGTTGTTGGAAGAAGCGAGTTAGATTCTCCTCTTGAGGGTGGAAATAAAGACATTTGGGGTCACTTTATAAACGATTCTATGCGTGAGCAAACAGGTTCAGACTTCTCAATCCACGTTGAACCAATGTCAGGACTTAATTATCCAACCCATGCAAGTATTACCAGAAGAGACTTATATAATGGAAATCCTAGAACTTTTGAATTCGATAAGAAGTTTGGCTACAACGTCTATACTGCAAGAATTCACGGAGGACTTGTTAAAACACTTTTTAGAATTGTGATGAAGGCAGGGCTACCTCTCTATGTTTCAGGAATAACTTTTGATATTAAGAAATTTACAGAAAAGGGTTACGTCATCACAAACCTCCGATTTAAAGGAGAGAAAATAAATCCCTTTAAAACCTATTCCGTTAGTTTAAATGAAGGAATTGTTAGAGGAGGATATTCCATCAGCAAGCTGGTTAAGTTAATTCTAAAAGATGGGGCAAACTCAGGGGTCTCAATGTGGGAAGCCATGGAGAATAAGCTTTCGAGAATTAAGCTTCTTGATGAAACTTACTTAGATGATTATGGAAGAAAAGGAAATATAGACCATGTGGATAGGGGCTATATTCCCGGTATACGTTTAGAATAA
- the nhaC gene encoding Na+/H+ antiporter NhaC: MHKAKQPKLLVALIPVLFLIFLLIVNVIIFKDDATGGANQIALLTSAFVTGLIGIFYLKVTYQHIEERIIQSITTSLSALTILFVVGTLIGIWILCGTVPAMIFYGLKLISPAVFLPVACIICSIVSLATGSSWSTTGTVGIALIGIGQTLGLPAGAVAGAVISGSYFGDKMSPLSDTTNLAPAIAGVNLFDHIRHMIYTTGPAIILAIIGFTILGFTYETHSMNTETVDLMLKTLETKFDISIWLFIPPIIVLALVRKKVAALPAITIGVFAGIATALIFQRDMMSELLNGATTVKAYYTLITKVTYEGFTIDTGNTTINSLLNRGGMSGMLSTVWLIFSAMVFGGTLDATGMLTKISSAILKMVRGTGSLIGATLGSCIVLNATASDQYLAIVVPGKMFQDAYDKYGLDPRNLSRALEDAGTVTSVLIPWNSGGAYNAATLGVPTLTYLPYCFFNILSPIISLFLATMNWTILKKIEEVEQP, translated from the coding sequence ATGCACAAGGCTAAGCAACCGAAGCTTCTCGTCGCCCTCATCCCCGTTCTCTTTCTAATCTTTCTCTTAATTGTGAATGTTATTATCTTCAAAGACGACGCCACTGGTGGAGCGAACCAAATTGCCTTACTAACCTCAGCCTTTGTGACAGGACTCATTGGAATTTTTTATTTAAAAGTTACTTATCAACATATCGAAGAGAGAATCATCCAATCAATTACGACCTCTCTCTCGGCCCTAACCATTCTCTTTGTCGTCGGAACTCTAATTGGGATCTGGATTCTCTGTGGAACGGTTCCGGCCATGATCTTCTATGGCCTAAAGCTCATTAGTCCAGCGGTCTTCCTTCCTGTTGCCTGTATCATATGCTCCATTGTCTCACTCGCTACAGGTTCAAGCTGGTCGACAACGGGAACGGTTGGTATTGCACTCATTGGAATCGGGCAAACTCTCGGACTTCCTGCTGGCGCAGTGGCAGGAGCCGTTATCTCAGGCTCTTACTTTGGAGATAAAATGTCTCCTCTTTCAGATACTACAAATCTCGCTCCGGCAATTGCGGGTGTAAACCTCTTCGACCATATTAGACATATGATTTATACAACGGGGCCCGCCATTATTTTGGCCATCATTGGTTTTACTATTTTAGGTTTTACTTATGAAACTCATAGCATGAATACTGAGACTGTTGATCTTATGCTTAAGACTTTAGAGACGAAATTTGACATCTCTATCTGGCTCTTCATACCACCAATCATTGTTTTGGCACTAGTGAGAAAGAAAGTTGCGGCCCTTCCCGCAATTACAATTGGCGTTTTCGCAGGTATTGCTACAGCTCTAATTTTTCAAAGAGATATGATGAGTGAACTTCTTAATGGTGCTACAACTGTTAAGGCCTATTATACACTTATCACAAAAGTAACTTACGAAGGTTTTACAATTGATACTGGAAATACAACGATTAACTCTCTTTTAAATAGAGGTGGAATGAGTGGAATGCTCTCGACAGTTTGGCTCATTTTTTCAGCGATGGTTTTTGGTGGAACTCTCGATGCGACAGGAATGCTTACGAAGATTTCAAGTGCGATTTTAAAAATGGTTCGAGGAACAGGCTCACTCATTGGAGCGACACTTGGAAGTTGTATTGTCTTAAATGCGACGGCCTCAGATCAATACTTAGCAATCGTCGTTCCAGGAAAAATGTTTCAAGATGCCTATGATAAGTACGGCCTCGATCCACGAAACCTTTCACGTGCACTAGAAGATGCAGGGACAGTAACTTCTGTTCTTATTCCTTGGAATAGTGGTGGTGCCTATAATGCCGCGACACTTGGAGTTCCAACTCTAACCTATCTGCCATATTGCTTTTTTAATATTCTCTCACCGATTATTTCTCTATTTCTAGCGACGATGAATTGGACGATTTTAAAGAAGATTGAAGAAGTTGAGCAACCTTAG
- a CDS encoding aldose 1-epimerase family protein, which produces MSELIEISSEFIQATISTNGAELKSLLDTESNIEYLWQSDGKWWNRSAPILFPIVGKLLDDKYRMGNKHYSMTQHGFARDLEFQVVRAESDSAHFKLEYNDDTLKSFPFKFVLEVKFKVYGPKLFVDYEVRNVDRRDMLFSIGSHPAFNIPLDENDKPSDYYIEFEEEEFGGAFYLEKGLVNFHTAPDRRMLNGRRMPLSKDLFKHDALIFKDIVSTKVSLKNTSNSRSVVMEFENCPYLGFWAPEGAPFICIEPWSGVADGVDSKNDFFEKEGLITLESGKCFQTSYSIFVN; this is translated from the coding sequence TTGTCAGAATTAATCGAAATCTCAAGTGAATTCATCCAAGCAACCATTAGCACTAATGGTGCTGAGTTAAAGAGCCTCTTAGATACAGAGTCAAATATAGAATATCTTTGGCAATCTGATGGTAAGTGGTGGAATCGTTCGGCACCTATACTCTTTCCCATTGTTGGAAAACTTCTTGATGACAAGTATAGAATGGGAAATAAGCATTACTCAATGACTCAGCATGGTTTTGCGAGAGATCTTGAATTTCAGGTGGTGAGGGCAGAGTCCGATTCGGCGCACTTTAAACTTGAGTATAATGACGACACTCTAAAGTCGTTTCCTTTTAAATTTGTTCTTGAAGTTAAATTTAAAGTCTATGGGCCAAAGCTCTTCGTAGATTATGAAGTGAGAAATGTTGATCGCCGAGATATGCTCTTTTCAATAGGCTCTCACCCTGCCTTTAATATTCCACTCGATGAGAATGATAAGCCTTCTGACTATTATATAGAGTTTGAAGAAGAAGAATTTGGTGGGGCATTTTATCTTGAAAAGGGACTCGTGAATTTTCACACAGCTCCAGATAGAAGAATGCTTAACGGAAGAAGAATGCCTCTCTCAAAAGATCTCTTTAAGCATGATGCTTTAATTTTTAAAGATATTGTCTCAACTAAAGTAAGCTTAAAAAATACTTCAAACTCCCGTTCTGTTGTCATGGAGTTTGAAAATTGTCCATATCTAGGTTTTTGGGCACCTGAAGGGGCTCCCTTTATTTGTATTGAGCCATGGAGTGGGGTGGCCGATGGAGTGGATTCTAAGAATGATTTCTTTGAAAAAGAGGGGTTGATAACTTTAGAGTCTGGAAAGTGTTTCCAGACTAGTTATTCAATATTTGTAAATTAG